A stretch of DNA from Phalacrocorax carbo chromosome 16, bPhaCar2.1, whole genome shotgun sequence:
CAGGAGACAATGGGCTGCAGCCCACGGATCTTGCCCCACTGCATTGACCTACAGTGCTGGTGTCCTCCTCTGTGCTAGTCACACCCAGGTCCTGAAAGACTGCACCTTGGGCTGAGGTATTGCGTTTGGGTCCTCCATCTTTCTCTCCTTGAGCAGATCCTAAGCTGACTAGCTCAGATGATGAGATGTAGAGGTCTCTGCGTTGGCTGGTATTTATCTCATAGATGATAAACCATTGTGGCAGGCCCTGGGCAAGTGAGAGCGCTGCCGAGATCCTCTACAGCCCTGAGACTCTTCCTAAACCCTTCCCGTTCACACCATTCCCTCCAGTGCTAGGCTGAGCTACTGCTTTTGGCTGCACAAGTATTACTGGGTTCCTGTGTTTAAACCTGTCCTTAACATCATGTGTGTCTCCTGCAGAGGCTGGTGGAGGAGATCGAAAGCAAGGAGCCTGAGAAGAATGCAGTGGTCAGACTATCCCGGAATGTGCAGTCCACGCTCAATGTAGGGTTGGTTTTGCCATGTAGCACTCCCGTAGCGTCTCACCCGAGACATCCCAACTGATTCCTCTGTTTCTGCTCTGAACAGGACTATGAACTCCAAGCAGGCAAATACAGCTCTTCTCTGGACCCTACCCTGACCGACTTTGCTGCAAAGAGGCTGCGTGTGACCCCCCTACAAGAAAGCATCCAGGCCCAGGTAAAATGTTAAGATGAAGGCATGGGAACTGTTGTCTAGCTCCTTACCCAGGCCCCATGTCCTTAACCCACTCTTAGAGCCACAGCTGATCATGGTCCTAATCCCAGGGACAAACGTCATCAGAGATCTCGTTGTCTATGGGGCAAAGCAGCATGTGAGATCCAGAATTAGGGGTGTGTCTGGTACCTTTGGCTGAGATTGCCGATGATGCCTCCTTACCATATTGTCTGTGAAGATAAAACTTGCAGGGTAGGTGTGTGGGGACAGGACTGAGCCAGAACTCCTGCGTGCTCTTCCCACTAACACCCCAGTTCTCCTGCATCACCTTGGGCTGTTTGCCAGCTGCCATCCCTGCGCGGCCCAAGGTGAATTTGGAAGTCTGGCCCCTGTGTAGGCTGGCAGGCATCTAACAGGCATTCACATAAAGGGGATGGGATCTCCTACGTGAGTCCTTAGACTCTGTATCTCTTAGGAAGTCAGACGTGAGGGCATTAATCCCTGGAATAGTGCAGTACACAAAGTGCATCCAGGTGAAAGGAGCAGTGGGAGGCCGTGCCGTCCCACGGAGCTGCGTCAGCGTGAGGGGAACAGGGCTCTCACcgctgtttgtttttcaggaaaatgatGTAACCAAGCTCTACATGGAGTTggcagcagaaaataaacagcagctcAGCCGGCTGGAGTTTGCCAAGAAGATTATTGAGAAGGTACCAGCTAACAGCTCATGGCAAGATTGGGGTACTCTAGACCGGGGTTTGAGATGATCTTTCCAAAGCTGTCAGCAATCTGCTAAGCCTGGGATCCCCCCGGCCTCCCCGGATCTCCACATCCAGGTGTGAGGAAGGACAGGAATAGAAACCCCTGTGAGAAAAAGACCACGAGTAACCACAGATTCACTGACACTGATCTTACGTTGTGACTTTCACCACCTCTGTGGGCCCTCAACTGTTTACCGAAGCTGTAGTTTATGCTAGGAAAACAGATCTGAATTAGGTCTCTTAAGTCCTGGTCTCAGCTATAGCTAATCAGTGTTCACAGACTGAGGGCTCTAGATTTGTCTGTGGATGTGGCTGGAATTTAGTGCTCACAGCCTTCTGGAAACTCTTCAAAGCAATAGGACTTTaatgcctccctggggctcgATTCACCCTTCATTCAGTGTGCTCAGCAAGGGGTTAAGCTGGAAAGCTCTATGATGCTACTATGGGCCGTCTGTGCAGCAGGGACCGGCCATGTTACCCTCCCTCAGCtacagctgcagccaggcagcacaAAGCACCTTtgtgagctgctgcagcacctccCTGACAAGGGGAATTCACACCCGGTCAGTTGCTTGAGATGGTGGGAATGTGTCCTCATTCACCAGTTACAAGCAGCCTTATTTGGAGGCTCCCTGGGGTTTCCGTACCAGTCCTGTCTCCTACCGTGCCTTGTCATGGAAAAGGCGTCTGCGCCAGATTCAGAGTGACTCAGTTTccctgcctttttaaaattattattcttttttttgttgttgttgtttttttcccttgcagaagGAAGTGCATGAGGACATTGAAGCTGTCCATGAGCAAACCCAGCAATCTGAAAACAAAGCCACAACAAGCAGGGAATCTGAGGGGCTGAAAtcacagctggaggaggaaaggaggaaagtgGCCAAGATTGAAGAGGAACTGGAGGAACACAGAAACAAGCTGCTGATGTTGAAGACTCAGAAGCCCATTGAaagagtggaagaaaaagaggtgATAGAATATTACAGAGACCCACAGGTGGAAAGCAACCTGTCTAAGATGGCACAGCAGATtgaagaggaaggcaaaaagagGCAGAGCCTGCAAGAAGACATTGAAGTGATGAGCCAGAAGCTTGCCCAGATGGAGAGTGAGAAGAAGGTCGTTCCTGCCCAACTCCTCACCAAAGAGATCACAAAAATTGAGAAAGATCCAAGCCTGGATAGCCAAGCAGCCAGTCTTCGGCAGGAGATCAAACGTCTCCAGGAGGAAAgcttggctgctgcttctgaactTGAGCAGCGAAGGAGAGAGCTGCACGTGCTGGAGCGAAAGCAGCCCAATATCCGAGAGAAAGTGGTGGTGAAGGAGCTCATCAAACTGGAGAAAAACCCAGAAATGCTGAAGTCCGTTAGGACCCTGCAGCTACAAATTGATGAGGAATCCTTCAAGAGGAAGTCTGCAGAAGAAGCAATAGTGAAGGTGAAGAACAAGATTGAGGAGGTGGAAAGACTAATTGAAACAGTGGAACCCAAAATTATTGTTAAAGAGGTGAAGCAGGTGGAGCAGGACCCAGAGTTATTGAGAGAGTCTTCCAAGCTTAAAACTCTGATTGAAGAAGAGAGGAGCAAGAACTTGATACTTACAGGtgagctgggagagctgcagaGCCAGTACAGTGTTGCGCAGAAGCAAAAACCAAGGATAGAGGTTAAAGAGAGGGTCAATGAGATTTTCCTGGTGGATCCTGAAACGGAGCGGCAAATTGCACAACTGAAAAGGGAGCTGCAGGAAGTTACTCTGAAAAGGACAAAGATCGACAGTGAAGTGGAAGAGGCCTTAGCAGAGCTCAGTgtcctcaggtcacagaagccaGTGGTGGAGCTTAAGGAGGTTATAGAGGAGGTGGTAAAACATGAGAAGAGTCCAGAGATTCTTAGAGAAATTGACAGGCTGAAACAACAGCTCAATGAACTGGTGAACACCAATGGCAGGACCCAAGAGCAGCTCATTAGGCTTCAGGGTGAAAGGGATGaatggaagagggagagatCCAAGGTGGAAACCAAGCTGGTCAACAAGGAAGTCATCCGATATGAGAACGATCCGCTCTTGGAAAAAGAAGCTGATCGCCTCCGTCAAGAGGTGCGTAACATGTCTCAAAAGAGGAGAGCTGCGGAGGATGCAATCTATGACTTGCAGAATAAATACATGCTACTGGAGAGGCGAAAGCCAGAGGAAAAGGTAGTTGTCCAAGAGGTGATACTGACTCAAAAGGACCCAAAGCTCCGAGATGAGCACAACAGGCTGAGCCGGAGTCTGGATGAGGAGGTGAGCAACAGGCGTCGTCTGGAACGTGATGTGCAACAGGTTCGTGCACTGGTGGAAGAGCAAGAGAAGTTGCTCAACTTTCAGGAGGATCGAAGCAAGAGGCTTGCACTGGAGAAGGAAATAAGACAAACTACGTTGAGAATaaaggagctggaggagagcCCAGCCCCCGTGCAAGAAAAGATCATTATGGAAGAAGTGGTCAAGCTGGAGAAGGATCCAGTCCTTGAACAGTCTGCCAGCAACCTGCGCTTGGAGCTGGACCGTGAGAAGATGGAGGTGCTGAACTTGCAGAGAGAATGCAAGAACCTGCAGATGCAAATTGATgtcctgcagaaaacaaaatcccaggAGAAGACCATCTACAAGGAGGTGATTCGAGTAGAAAAGGACAGAGCGCTGGAGAGTGAACGTGCACGCATCTGGGAGCTGCTGAACAGGGAGAGAGGGGCCAAGCAAAAGGCAGAAGATGAGGTACGGCGGCTCAGGGAGAAGATCGAGAGAGCTGAAGGCATGAAGAGGACGTGGGCTCGCGAAGAGACGGAGCTGCAGAAGGCCAGGAACCTGGCCATCCAGGAGAGAGCCAACTTGGAGAGTGAACTGCGGGAGCTGGAGaggcaaaagcagcagaaagtcCTCTTCCTTCGTGAGGAGTCCAAACTGCTCAACCAACGGACTGAGAACGACAGGCAGAAGAAGAAGCAGCTGGAACATGAGTTTTCCCTGCTAGAGGCAGACATCCTTAGGGAGAAGGACCAAATCTACAACAAGGAGAGGGTCATTAGAGATCTCCAGTCAAGAGTCAACCGGGAGGAAATCAGTCATGAGACCCAGATGAGAGAGACGAACCTCTCCACCAAGATCTCTATATTGGACCCTGAGACAGGGAAGGATATGTCCCCTTATGAGGCCTATAAGAGAGGTATCATAGACCGAGGCCAGTACATCCAGCTTCAAGAGCTGGAGTGTGACTGGGAGGAAGTCACCACCCTGGGTCCAAACGGGGAAGTCTCAGTTCTCCTTGACAAGAAAAGTGGGAAGCAGTACTCCATCGATGATGCACTAAGGCTGAGGAGGATCACAAAGGAGGAGTACCAGCTGTATCGGGATGGCAAGATTCCCATCTCTGAGTTTGCCTTGCTGGTGGCTGGGGAATCCAAGCCTCCCCTGTCCCTCTCTATTGGCTCCATCATCTCTAAATCCCCAGTCTCATCACCCACCACCCACCAAACCCAAAGCTTCTTCCCCCCAGCCTCGCAGAAGGGCTTCTGTGATGACACATCCCCCATCGCTGGGGTGTACGACACCACCACTGACACCAAGTACAACATCAAGACTGCTGTTGCAAAGAAGCTGCTTGATGCCATGACGGCTCAGAAGCTCCTGGAAGCCCAGGCTGCTACAGGGGGCATCATAGACCTCATTTCTCGGGACCGTTTCTCAGTCCACAAGGCGATCGAGAGGGGGCTGATTGACAGGACCTACATGCAGAGACTGCTCAATGCCCAGAAAGCCTTCACAGGGATTGAGGACCCGGTGACCAAGCGAAGGCTGTCTGTGGGGGAGGCAGTTCAGAAGGGATGGATTACCAAGGACAGCGCTTTCCCCTATCTGGAGGTCCAGCATCTAACTGGAGGGCTCATCGATCCCAAGAAAACTGGTCGCATCCCCGTGCTGGAAGCTGCCCAGACAGGGATGATAACAGGCGACCTGGCCAACAGACTCCAGGATGAGTCCAACTATGAAAAAGATCTCATTGACCCTGTCACTAAAGAGAAGATAAATTACAAGGAGGCCATGGCTCTCTGCCAGAAGGATTCGCTGagcagcctcctgctgctcccagccgcGTCCGAGGGGTATCAGCGGTACCACCAGGCGAGCCGGTCCCCCAAGCTCTCCCGGTTCAGGCATTGAACGGGTCCAGGCAAGTACTGGATCTGGTTCCTTCAGGAGTTCATCCCTTTGCTTCTCCCCACGGAGGCAGCAGCGATCACAGGAACAGAGCATCTAGAATTTAGGGCTGCATACTCTTCTATCTTAGCTATCTCTGCTTCCCAGCGCAGCTTGGTCATGCGAGAAAGAAAGTGTGATCGTGAGCGTGTAAGGGCCTGACACGAGGGTCCCCATAGTCCCCCGGGTGCTGCTGtgacagcaaaggggtttgatTGCAAGAACTCCACTGGCAGTAGGTAAAAGGCGGTTATGCCCAGATGGGGGGAGAGCCAGAGTGTTTTCTGGTTGGGTCATTCTTCTGCATGCAATAAACATAGAAAGTGCATCTCTGTGGCTGTGTTGTCTCTGTAGGCTGAGGCTGCAAAGTGGCTGAGGGCATGGCTAGTCCTCCCATGCAATCCTGTGCCCTGCAGCCCATTCTCCAAAGGGTCTGCAGACCTCTGCTCCCCCTGAACAGCACTGAACCCCCTGAATTTCTTTCTGCACATGAGTCCAaatttttaaagactttgttatatttttctttaaaactgaaaaccaaTGTGACTTTGCTCCCTAGTCATTTGGACACCTCTGAAAGAGGGACTTAGTCACCAAAGGGTGCAGTTCCATCTTATGTTTGATCCAATGCAAGTGCAGGCAGCTACCAAATggagcagccccctgccccctccaGCTGCCCGCCCCCGGTGCCTCTCTGGCTGTAGTGATGGTGTTGGCCATACAATCACTCGAGTCGCTTCACTGagcagctggcagaggaagCCAAACCCCAAGCACAATCAAGCCAAACCCTGTTAAGTAGATGATTCTGGGGGCTTGTCCTGTACCCGTACACAGGCAGATGTGTTGCAAGGGAAGGGATGACCTTCAGTAGCAGGTTGATGATGCTTGCAGTCAACGGTGATGTGAAACTGCTTTCTACAGCCCTTGGCCTTGGCTGCAGAATCCACCCAGCAGTACATGAAATTCTGCACTTGCTATTTCTTTAGGCAAGCTTTCACTGCTCAGTGTCACTTCCAGTGCTCAGCCCTTGCTGAAATGAGCAAGTCCTAACTCCCACGTGTTCCTGTTGAGATGCGAGATGAAATATTCTTCCCTAGTTTCTACCCTATTCTGGAGAGTCCCCTGGCTTTGTGGGGTGAGAAAAATGCCCTTCTATTGACAGGAGCTGCTCTTCCCCCTCTCTCAAGGGCTCTTTTAGCTGCCACTGCTTGGGAAATTCAACACCCCCAAAATAATCCATAAGGGTAGGggttttctccccctctcccccaccagAGCAGCAGTGGCATAGCCTCTGTTTCCATACAGCCCAGCTGACATTTGAAGTCTGGCCTCcaagaagaaattcttccaTTGGTGGGAAGCTCAGCACAATCACAGGtcccatcacctccctgctggTAGGTAGTGCTTAGCATTAGCCATCTGAGTCCAGCTATGGAACACCAAGTTTAAGTCCAAGATCTGCCCGGGCTCTGCAGCATCTGTGTTTATTGTCAGGCCTGTGGTTGGTGTCTGTGTCCATCTCAGCTGCTGTGATCAATACCAGGCAATTTGTTGGTTTACGATGGGGAAAACTGTTCCGCACACCCTAGAGCGTCCGTTCCCAGCCTGTTTCCTCTTGGTAGAGCGCGGCTGGCGTGAGGGGCACggtgcctctccctcccctgctctgGACCAGCAGtaggggctggagctgggctgcgAGGGACCAGGGGACGCAGCAGGAGAAGAACCCTGGCCTGGCCTCCTGCCAGGGCAAGCCCAACAgcctggggagcacaggggcacaGCCAGGTGAGGATCACATCCCAGTACAGCCAAGGAGCCCTGGAGGACCGGTGTGGTTCCCAGCAGTCCTTGGGCCCCAGCTCTTCaaagctgctgggagcagccttGCTGTGCTTTGGCTTTGCTCCCCTCAGCTGGCTGAAAGCAGGGAGGGTCCATCAGCAACGGGgctgctgccttttctgcagCTCGGCTCTGCCTGGCAGGTGAGTGTGCTGTGAGCCTTCCCCTCGCCCGgcgcagggtgctgggctgtaGGGCTGCCTCCGACAAGGCTGCTCCCCTTGCAAATGAGATCAAACCGtgcatgtttttaaagcagtgtgATGCTTGCGGGGTAACTCTTTCCTGAAGTGCTGATTAAATAGTTTGGGGGATGCTCTGTAACTAAGGATCTTGGAGTTCTGGTAATTAGGCAGTCAGTTAATCAATTTGGATTAAGTGCTCCCTACCTGCGTGGTGGGAGGTGTTTACCCAGGGCTGGGTGAAGGCGTTAAGAGCCGATGAGGTGACTGAGCAGTCTCCCTTGAAGCCTGGTctgcattttgtttctaaagaaaacccactaaaaaaaaaaaatcctgttctttGCTATCAGGTTGTCCTcatctgcagaaagcagctcaCACAATGGCCTCTTGATGTGTCCGTAGGAAGCACCGGGCAGCCATGGGGCTTCCCCAGAGCCCAGCTCTCTGGCAGGGTGTGAGTGGCTCTGGAGGAGTCAGGCAgtgcttttcctcccctctcgGGTcaaggatgctgctgctgcagcgtGGCTTTCCCAGAGTGGTTGTTGTGACACAGGTGTTGGTGGTTCCCTTTGCTGGGATGAGGTTGGGTCATAAATGTTTGAAATTTTGCTTGTTGCTGCATTTTGGTGGGCTAGATGAGATGCAGGGTTTTTATGTATGTTTCTGGACTGGGTGAATGTCCttgatatttatttcttaatgcaggcttttttgaaaagaaaacaacttgttCCGCAAGCAGTTTGCCTGGTACAACCCGAGCGGTTGTTTGCAGAGAGCAAACAACAGAGTATTGCCTGTACAAAATGAACTGACTTTAAAACATGTATGCAAAGGTAGGGAAAAGATTCCCATAGCAGAATTCATCCATGCCTCAGAAACATGCCCCTGCGAGCTGGGTGGTATCAGCCAGAGGCCATGagatgctgcaggagcacagcaggGCTTCAGTTTTCCTGCCACACGGCTCTCGAGGCTGCTGGGTGAGCCCAGCCGCCTGCTCTCCCCTGCTCAGTCAGAAACCAGCCCTCCCAAACACGAGCAGGTCAGCTTTTTCCAGGCAGCCACTCCAGCATGGCTCCTAACAAGAgcttcaaaagcaaagcagcccCCACCCGTCCCCAAAAAAACACCCTTAATTTGTGCAAATTGCAGAGGCGAGCGAGCTGCCCATGTCCTGGTGGCTTCTAAACCTGCAGGGGAAGCGCAGCCCGGCGGCGTGGCAGGGCCCGGAGGGAGGTGAGCAACAGGTCCCAGGGTTTCACTGTCAGGGATCTGTCAGGAGGTGCGGCTGCTACAGTAGGGATGACAAAGGGCTTTTTGATGTCAGGAATTAAGCAGAGCCACCCACTGCCTTTGGTtgggtggggagaaggaaagaatgaTGGAGGAAGCCGGAGGACAGCACAGCTTGGCTTTAGACAGGCAGGTTTTGGGCTGAAAGGGGCTTTTTCAGGAGGGACTCTGAAGCTTTCCCTCCCCTGTGCAAATTCTCCGGCATCTAGGAGGTGTGGAGGGAGGTTTGTGCTACAGCTGTGCGTGCAGCCCCCTCGCCCCTTAACTGCGTTGTCTCTCACGCGCCTCTAGGAATGTGACAGCTTTGGAGAGCTGTCAGGTTGTGCTGAGATCAGTCCTTAGGCTCAGTTATTAGGAGGGCACACGTGTGCATAAGAAACAGGAGTGCAGAAGTTTGGCTTCCccaagttaaaaaaatcttttcagtatTTAAGTAGAATATAACTCTGAACTGTTCGTGGCAACCTCTGATGGGAAGCGAGCCCACCTTACCATACCGAGACAGCACAGCGCTGCGGAACTATCAGCCCCTCGTTCCACGACCGAACCGAGACCACATCGCTGCCCCTGCCGAGGATTTGGGCtggaaaggataaaaaaaaaagagtgcagGAGACGATGAAGGAAGAAGAGCTGTGTGGAGAAAAGGACCAGCTAGACTGTCCTGCACCACCAGCCCGATGGGCCACACCAAACAATAAACACCGAGGCTTCTGAACAAATAacaagcctttatttttttctgtgctgaaagaaaaaaaaaaaaagatgtcaaaACCATACCAAAAGTTAGTGACAATTCTCTGAACATTTGAACAGTAAAAACATTCCCAGGACAATAAGGCGAAGGAAACGGCATTACATCTGAGGATGGAAAGCCGGAGTTCTAGATGTTACTGTTTCCAGCCACAAAGCGGAGCTCCAGCACGCCCCGGTGCCAGCAACTGCCCCCGCCGCACCTGGGGGTGCTCCCGGGCTGGAGGGACGGGAACCACTGCGCGTCGCCTGAGCTCGCTGACTAATGCAAGCACAGACCTCTGAAAGGCGCTCTTTCACCGACATTTCAGTGCTTTATGTTGATAAATACCTCCCACCCTTTTGCACATGACCTCTTCAAAACAGCTCTACTGGCTGTAACCTAGCCAAACTTTGCCCCAGCAACAGGCTGAGAGTCTCTAAATGCAAGAATGTCCCCTGCCAGGCTCCTCAGGAGGAGTGAGACCCTGGGTCCCAGCCAGCCCCCTGCTAAGTGCCCAAAAGCAGATCTGCACGGCTACCAGGAGGTGCCAGCGCATGGGGAGAGCTGTGCCTTCTCATCTGCAGTGTCTCTGCAGCACACGTCGCTCTTCAGGGCTCTGAGGGCTTCTCCAGAAGAAGTACTGGTGATTGAGGGCCGCCTTGGCTGAAATGCGCCTGCTGGGATCGTACAGGAGCAATTGCTGCCAAGAGAAGAACCCAGCAGAtttagacttttaaaaaacatgcagCTGGGCCCAGGTGCAGAGGCTGGTCCTGCCTTTTCCCCTCTCGGAGCTGCAGGAGTAGCCCACAGCTGAAATTACCACAGGGATTACACTCAAGGGGTTTCTTGACCCTTGCTACAGTGGTTTCCTAGAGGAGCCTGCGCTGACAGCCCCACTTCAGAGCCAGGACTGAGCCCTATTCAATGATTTGGTGTTTCTGCAATGGCAGAGATGAGCATCAGAGCCGGCTGATGCACTTCTGGGTAGCTCAGACCCAGATATCCTGATTCTTTGCCCAGTTTGAAAAGGTCCTGCCTGTCCCCGGGTCTTGTCCTGAGCCCTCACTCACCACCAGTAAGTCTCTACCATCTCGATCTAAGTTGGGAACAATTTCCTTCATCTCCTTCCTGGCCCACCGGGGAAAGTCCCCCTTGTAGTCAGGCAGCTGGGTCACCCCAGGCCAGGTCGCCTCGGTGGGAGTGCCCAGGGTGCGAAAGATCCGGAAGAGCTGGTCGATCTCGGAGTCCCCTGGAAACAAGGCCTTCCTGGTCACCTGAggggaaagaacaaaaagccACTTCCCACCTTGCCATCAGCTCTGTGCCCTATTTCCCGCTGCAAGCAAGCCTTTGTCCCAGCAGATGCGAACAACTGCACAGGGCAGGTACAATGCAGCAGTTCTGCCAGGCAGTGGCTGGGAAAGTCACAGGTGTCTGCTTGTCTCCAGCTCCTCCCCACGCATCTGTGTTCCCCTGAGGCTGCCCTCTTTCAGCCAGCCCCTTATTCTTCTTCGTCTCTGGTTTCCCAACACCCACTCTTGCAGGCTAGCTCCCTCACTGCCTACTTGCCCAGGTTCTGCTGATCTGCAGCTCCGGGGCTTTGGGAGCCAGGGATAGTGCTGTCACACTGCAGGGATAACAAGAGCTCTTCAAAGTGGAG
This window harbors:
- the EVPL gene encoding envoplakin isoform X1; protein product: MPREAGCPGVCVLTRAESRRPRRLFRLQETSWDLTNMFKGVGKGSPSRSSPVKPSKSSTNELAVLISRMQTNADQVEKDILETQSRLKQDASNHQKNKAFEFQQENARNLKEAETLLKDLFLDVDRAKRLKHPQATEIEKDIQQLHDRVTQLCAEYRALYEQLNIPEVVPRVDWARILDQKMKQVNAGQYGPGMSELEKQIAEHNILQKEIEAYGLQIKNLCSGDVADLKSQYKDLLKASIWRGQSLGSLYHHLQDCTKELGYLTDQQTKILKQDWSDQMMDVQSVHREYEYFKSNELLNQEEIVNHLQDDGDRMIELKHPAVKPIQAHQEALKNEWQNFLNLCICQESQLKSVEKYKKFQDDAEAVSCSLKKMSSDLDTKYSKFNKDSSGVVSDLLLQLENEEKAVKQAERSIADLKRRSKEISPLKLRRTRPSQPLTLDTLCDWDAGEVQLTRGDKYILKDNSNPEMWVVQSSTGVVQEAPSACFSIPPPDPESIDKVNRLEGELNVVKQKRAAVQSNLRRSHKEQVQPSQQALTRSPPVVQDDPQADQLLGSLDCVGKDLVQVEKEVLNRVRSPVNCSDPTDDLARRIKHQQETTKKLENLGAAKDALQKECETYLSKKPTSTSASQLPVTLNALRSKYNDVNMLSSLYNEKAKAALNLETQIENTDKIVSMFEAKLAQDSIIPASPNALQDRANDLQKMKRDLVAQEDCVLKLNRGLKDAEHSCSAVQNNFQEYCPDLPRQKREVQLLNDRYHAVADQLDHREKTLRNISLTYQQFQNSNENLMFWMNNLPRHQVKTTDGPSQINYKLQAQKRLVEEIESKEPEKNAVVRLSRNVQSTLNDYELQAGKYSSSLDPTLTDFAAKRLRVTPLQESIQAQENDVTKLYMELAAENKQQLSRLEFAKKIIEKKEVHEDIEAVHEQTQQSENKATTSRESEGLKSQLEEERRKVAKIEEELEEHRNKLLMLKTQKPIERVEEKEVIEYYRDPQVESNLSKMAQQIEEEGKKRQSLQEDIEVMSQKLAQMESEKKVVPAQLLTKEITKIEKDPSLDSQAASLRQEIKRLQEESLAAASELEQRRRELHVLERKQPNIREKVVVKELIKLEKNPEMLKSVRTLQLQIDEESFKRKSAEEAIVKVKNKIEEVERLIETVEPKIIVKEVKQVEQDPELLRESSKLKTLIEEERSKNLILTGELGELQSQYSVAQKQKPRIEVKERVNEIFLVDPETERQIAQLKRELQEVTLKRTKIDSEVEEALAELSVLRSQKPVVELKEVIEEVVKHEKSPEILREIDRLKQQLNELVNTNGRTQEQLIRLQGERDEWKRERSKVETKLVNKEVIRYENDPLLEKEADRLRQEVRNMSQKRRAAEDAIYDLQNKYMLLERRKPEEKVVVQEVILTQKDPKLRDEHNRLSRSLDEEVSNRRRLERDVQQVRALVEEQEKLLNFQEDRSKRLALEKEIRQTTLRIKELEESPAPVQEKIIMEEVVKLEKDPVLEQSASNLRLELDREKMEVLNLQRECKNLQMQIDVLQKTKSQEKTIYKEVIRVEKDRALESERARIWELLNRERGAKQKAEDEVRRLREKIERAEGMKRTWAREETELQKARNLAIQERANLESELRELERQKQQKVLFLREESKLLNQRTENDRQKKKQLEHEFSLLEADILREKDQIYNKERVIRDLQSRVNREEISHETQMRETNLSTKISILDPETGKDMSPYEAYKRGIIDRGQYIQLQELECDWEEVTTLGPNGEVSVLLDKKSGKQYSIDDALRLRRITKEEYQLYRDGKIPISEFALLVAGESKPPLSLSIGSIISKSPVSSPTTHQTQSFFPPASQKGFCDDTSPIAGVYDTTTDTKYNIKTAVAKKLLDAMTAQKLLEAQAATGGIIDLISRDRFSVHKAIERGLIDRTYMQRLLNAQKAFTGIEDPVTKRRLSVGEAVQKGWITKDSAFPYLEVQHLTGGLIDPKKTGRIPVLEAAQTGMITGDLANRLQDESNYEKDLIDPVTKEKINYKEAMALCQKDSLSSLLLLPAASEGYQRYHQASRSPKLSRFRH
- the EVPL gene encoding envoplakin isoform X2, which codes for MFKGVGKGSPSRSSPVKPSKSSTNELAVLISRMQTNADQVEKDILETQSRLKQDASNHQKNKAFEFQQENARNLKEAETLLKDLFLDVDRAKRLKHPQATEIEKDIQQLHDRVTQLCAEYRALYEQLNIPEVVPRVDWARILDQKMKQVNAGQYGPGMSELEKQIAEHNILQKEIEAYGLQIKNLCSGDVADLKSQYKDLLKASIWRGQSLGSLYHHLQDCTKELGYLTDQQTKILKQDWSDQMMDVQSVHREYEYFKSNELLNQEEIVNHLQDDGDRMIELKHPAVKPIQAHQEALKNEWQNFLNLCICQESQLKSVEKYKKFQDDAEAVSCSLKKMSSDLDTKYSKFNKDSSGVVSDLLLQLENEEKAVKQAERSIADLKRRSKEISPLKLRRTRPSQPLTLDTLCDWDAGEVQLTRGDKYILKDNSNPEMWVVQSSTGVVQEAPSACFSIPPPDPESIDKVNRLEGELNVVKQKRAAVQSNLRRSHKEQVQPSQQALTRSPPVVQDDPQADQLLGSLDCVGKDLVQVEKEVLNRVRSPVNCSDPTDDLARRIKHQQETTKKLENLGAAKDALQKECETYLSKKPTSTSASQLPVTLNALRSKYNDVNMLSSLYNEKAKAALNLETQIENTDKIVSMFEAKLAQDSIIPASPNALQDRANDLQKMKRDLVAQEDCVLKLNRGLKDAEHSCSAVQNNFQEYCPDLPRQKREVQLLNDRYHAVADQLDHREKTLRNISLTYQQFQNSNENLMFWMNNLPRHQVKTTDGPSQINYKLQAQKRLVEEIESKEPEKNAVVRLSRNVQSTLNDYELQAGKYSSSLDPTLTDFAAKRLRVTPLQESIQAQENDVTKLYMELAAENKQQLSRLEFAKKIIEKKEVHEDIEAVHEQTQQSENKATTSRESEGLKSQLEEERRKVAKIEEELEEHRNKLLMLKTQKPIERVEEKEVIEYYRDPQVESNLSKMAQQIEEEGKKRQSLQEDIEVMSQKLAQMESEKKVVPAQLLTKEITKIEKDPSLDSQAASLRQEIKRLQEESLAAASELEQRRRELHVLERKQPNIREKVVVKELIKLEKNPEMLKSVRTLQLQIDEESFKRKSAEEAIVKVKNKIEEVERLIETVEPKIIVKEVKQVEQDPELLRESSKLKTLIEEERSKNLILTGELGELQSQYSVAQKQKPRIEVKERVNEIFLVDPETERQIAQLKRELQEVTLKRTKIDSEVEEALAELSVLRSQKPVVELKEVIEEVVKHEKSPEILREIDRLKQQLNELVNTNGRTQEQLIRLQGERDEWKRERSKVETKLVNKEVIRYENDPLLEKEADRLRQEVRNMSQKRRAAEDAIYDLQNKYMLLERRKPEEKVVVQEVILTQKDPKLRDEHNRLSRSLDEEVSNRRRLERDVQQVRALVEEQEKLLNFQEDRSKRLALEKEIRQTTLRIKELEESPAPVQEKIIMEEVVKLEKDPVLEQSASNLRLELDREKMEVLNLQRECKNLQMQIDVLQKTKSQEKTIYKEVIRVEKDRALESERARIWELLNRERGAKQKAEDEVRRLREKIERAEGMKRTWAREETELQKARNLAIQERANLESELRELERQKQQKVLFLREESKLLNQRTENDRQKKKQLEHEFSLLEADILREKDQIYNKERVIRDLQSRVNREEISHETQMRETNLSTKISILDPETGKDMSPYEAYKRGIIDRGQYIQLQELECDWEEVTTLGPNGEVSVLLDKKSGKQYSIDDALRLRRITKEEYQLYRDGKIPISEFALLVAGESKPPLSLSIGSIISKSPVSSPTTHQTQSFFPPASQKGFCDDTSPIAGVYDTTTDTKYNIKTAVAKKLLDAMTAQKLLEAQAATGGIIDLISRDRFSVHKAIERGLIDRTYMQRLLNAQKAFTGIEDPVTKRRLSVGEAVQKGWITKDSAFPYLEVQHLTGGLIDPKKTGRIPVLEAAQTGMITGDLANRLQDESNYEKDLIDPVTKEKINYKEAMALCQKDSLSSLLLLPAASEGYQRYHQASRSPKLSRFRH